The following coding sequences are from one candidate division KSB1 bacterium window:
- a CDS encoding TlpA family protein disulfide reductase, whose product MDFWATWCGPCSGEMPHLHAACERFKDRNFTILSLSLDRRPAHVAVFREKHWPMPWLHAFLAGGFENELAQRFDVLGIPRPILVGPSGIIVEL is encoded by the coding sequence ATGGACTTTTGGGCCACCTGGTGCGGGCCCTGTAGTGGGGAGATGCCGCACCTGCATGCTGCCTGTGAGCGTTTCAAGGACAGAAACTTTACCATTCTCAGCCTTTCCTTGGACCGCAGGCCGGCGCATGTGGCAGTTTTCCGCGAAAAGCACTGGCCGATGCCCTGGCTCCACGCATTCCTGGCCGGCGGGTTCGAGAACGAGCTGGCACAAAGGTTTGACGTGCTGGGCATTCCCAGGCCCATTCTTGTCGGGCCGAGTGGCATAATCGTGGAGCTCTAA
- a CDS encoding BlaI/MecI/CopY family transcriptional regulator, which yields MNSKIANTRKLTEAEWEVMEAIWSLGGAPSVRDVLEHAYPAGEKAYTTVQTIMNNLVAKGFLKQKKVGLVNFYRPTLSREEAIRREMSHLVAKAFRGSFAALANYLINSDSLSREEITKIRELIAEKERELERG from the coding sequence GTGAACAGCAAGATCGCCAATACGCGCAAGTTGACGGAAGCAGAGTGGGAAGTGATGGAGGCCATCTGGTCCTTAGGCGGGGCGCCAAGCGTGCGGGACGTGTTGGAGCACGCCTATCCCGCCGGAGAGAAAGCCTACACCACGGTGCAGACCATCATGAACAACCTGGTCGCCAAAGGGTTCCTGAAGCAAAAGAAGGTAGGGCTGGTCAACTTCTACCGACCGACTCTTTCCCGGGAAGAGGCAATACGACGGGAAATGTCGCATTTGGTTGCGAAGGCTTTCCGTGGTTCGTTTGCGGCGCTTGCCAACTATCTCATCAACTCCGACTCCCTGAGCCGCGAGGAGATCACCAAGATCAGGGAGCTAATCGCAGAGAAGGAACGCGAACTGGAACGTGGGTAG